GATGGCGAGCAGCCGGTGCCCGGGCGTCGCGGACACCATGCGGGCGTGCTCATGGGCATCGGGGATGAAGCGGTGGATGACCCCGAGGCCCCCCAGCGCGTGCATGGCGCAGGCCATGGAAAGCTCGGTGACCGTGTCCATGTTGGCGCTGATGATGGGCAGCTGGATCGTCAGGTCGCCGACCAGCCGCGTCTCGAGGGAGACCTCCTTGCGCGAGTACACCGACGAGCGCTTGGGGACGATGAGCACATCGTCGAAGGTGAGGCCGTGGTTCTCGAGTAGCTTGACGCCCATGGGTGCCCCTTTCGTTGAATGCGGGCAAGGGAAAAACCCCCCTCCCCCGCATGATGGTACGGGAGGGAGGGGGGCTTCGCAAGTCGAAGGGGGCTTTTGGTCGGTTACTCTTCGATCGGGCTGACGCTCAGGCCCAGGACGCCCTCGAGCTGGGGCCGGGCGAAGAGGAGCAGGAAGGCGGGACCCTCACCCTTGGCCGAGAGGAGCTTCTCGTCCTCGTTCAGGTCGATCTTGGCGAAGAGGCGCGAGACGAAGGGGAAGTCGCCCGTGAGCCCCAGGTCCTTGGTCAGGTACTCGCGCAGCTCCATGAAGTCGAAGTCCTTGTCGGCGGTGTAGGGCGCGATCGCCTTGCCCATGCGCTCCTCGAGCAGGTGATGGTAGGCCTCGACGGCGCTGGTCCCCTGGAGGGCGGCGGCGTGCTCGGCGGGGGTGACCTTGCCGTCCTTGTTGCCGTCGAACTGGCTCATGAAGGTCGAGACCACGTCGGCGGGGCGGTTGGCTGCGTACTCGCCCTGGGCGATCGCGCCGTCGCGGTTGCCGTCCACGCTCGAAAGCAGCTGGCTCATCTGGCTCGAAAGGACGCCCTTCACGATGGCGTTGAGCTTGGCGTGGGTCACGTCGTGGTCGCTGTCCAGGGCCCTCGCCGACGAGGCAGTCCCGGTGGCGACGCGGGCGGTGCCCTGCGGGGCGAGGCCGCAGCCGACCAGCGAGAGCGCGAACGCGCCGAGAACCAGCCCCATGGACCACTTGCGCATTTGATAACCCTTTCTTAAACGAGAATTAACTTTTTCATTGTAGCGAGCGCCTCCCGAGGCGTCAACGGGGAATCTCGCCCAAGCCAAAGCCCCCTCTGCGCGCCGCGCAGAGGGGGCTTTCGAACGCTCGGAGCGCCTAGGGCACGGCCGGCTTGCGCACCAGGGAGTTGAGGGGCGCGACGCGGGGTTCGGCGTCCTCGGTGTCCCACTCGACGGTGAAGAAGGACGTGGATCCGGACTTGCTGCTGCGGCCGGTGGAGCGCTCGTAGGCCATCACGGCGCAGGCGCCCTCGATGCTGTCGACCATCGTGTATTCCGCCGCACCGGGGATCAGCCCGAGGTCCACCGCCTCGTTGACCTTCCGGCGCGCGGTAGCCGACCACTTGGCTCCCAGTAGCATCGCCATCGTACCCTCCTCTTCGCGAAGCGCCGGAACCGCCGGCGCCGTCGGTCCCGGGAACGCCGTGCCAGGGCACCCGGAAGACGCTCCCTTGAACGCTAAGCTAGCTTAGACACGGGATTAAGAATTCCATTATAGCATGCCTTCGGCGAACTACCGTTGGACGCTTTTATCCAGTACACTCGAAGGGCTCTCACCACGACTCGACGGGGGAGGATTCCTTGAAGTTTCCACGTTCCAGCGGCGTCCTGCTGCACCCCACCTCGCTGCCCGGTCGCTTCGGCCTCGGCACCCTTGGCGACGAGGCGCACCGCTTCGTCGACTACCTCGCCGAGAGCGGCCAGCGCTACTGGCAGGTCCTGCCCCTCGGCCCCACCAGCTACGGCGACTCGCCCTACCAGGCCCTCTCGGCCTTCGCCGGCAACCCCATGCTGATCGACCTGGAGCGCCTGGTGCAGGAGGGGTGGCTCGCGGCCGACGACCTTTCCGACGCGCCGGCCTTCCCCGAGGAAAAGGTCGACTACGGCTGGGTGATCCCCTACAAGACCGAGAAGCTGCGCGCGGCCTTCGCCCGCTTCGAGGCGACTGCCGGCGCCGAGGACCGGCAGCGCTTCGAGGGCTTCTGCCACGGCAGCATGGCCTGGCTTGCCGACTTCGCCCTGTTCATGGCCCTCAAGGACCACTTCGACGGCGCCTCATGGTCGAGCTGGGATCAGCCGCTGCGCGATCGCCACCCCGAGGCCGTCACCGCGTACCACCGCCGCCTGGAGCCCCAGGTGCGCTACCACGCCTTCCTCCAGTACCTCTTCTTCAGCCAGTACACCGACCTCAAGCGTCACGCCGAGGCGCGCTCGGTTGCGATCATCGGGGATCTGCCGATCTTCGTCGCCTACGACAGCGCGGACGCCTGGTCGCACCCCGAGCTGTTCCACTTCGATTCCAAGGGCCACCCCACGGTGGTGGCGGGGGTCCCGCCCGACTACTTCAGCGAGACCGGCCAGCTCTGGGGCAACCCCCTTTACCGCTGGGATGCGCTCGCCAGGACCGGCTACGCCTGGTGGATCGAGCGCCTCAAGATGGCGCTGACCCTCTACGACGTGATCCGGGTCGATCACTTCCGGGGGTTCGAGGCCTACTGGGAGATCCCCGCCGGCGAGACGACGGCCGTCAAGGGACGCTGGGTCAAGGGGCCGGATCGCGCCTTCTTCGACGCCCTCAGGCGCGAGATGGGCGAGCTGCCCATCATCGCCGAGGACCTCGGCCTCATCACCCCCGAGGTCGAGGCGCTGCGCGATGGAGCCGGGTTGCCCGGCATGAAGATCCTGCAGTTCGCCTTCGGTTCGGACGCCCAGAACGCCTACCTGCCCCACAACTACCGCTCGTCCCACTGCGTCGTCTACACGGGCACCCACGACAACGACACGACCGAGGGCTTCTTCGCCCAGGCGGCCGAAGAGGAGCGCGCGTTCTTCCGGGCCTACGTCGGATCCGAGGCCGAGGGCGTCTCGCGGGCCCTGATCCGCATGGCGTTCGCCTCGGTGGCGGATCTCGCCGTGATCCCCATGCAGGACTGGCTCGGGCTGGGCTCCGAGGCCCGGATGAACGTGCCCGGCCAGGCCGCCGACAACTGGGCGTGGCGCATGACCTCCGCCGACGCCTCGTCCGCGCTGGGCGCGTCGATGCGCGAGCTCGCCGAGCTGTACGGGCGCTCCAAGGTCCGGGTGAGCGCCGAGCTGGCCGCCCGCTAGCCTTCCGAACGACGAACGGCCCGGCACCTCGAAGGCGCCGGGCCGTTCGTCGTTCGGAAGGGACCGATGCGCGCTCAGCCCCAGGAGGCGAGCACGGTGCGGACCCGGCCGATCTCGCCGCTTGTCAGGCGGACCTTGATCCCGCGCGGGTGGGTGGAGGACTTGGTGAGAACCTGGGCGACGATCCCCTCGGAGCTTTGGCGATCGGCCGCGTAGGGCCGCGAGGCGATGAGGACGCGATCGCCGACTTTCGGGCGCATGGAGACCTCCTCTCGAGCTTGGACGGGCGAAGAGAGATCGGGGCTGATGGCCGTCGGGTTATCGTGAAGTTCGTCCCCGATTATAGCAAAACGAGGGAACCCACCCGGCGCGATTCAGCCGGGTGGGTTCCCTCGTTTTTGCTCGCTCGGCGCTCGAGCCAAGCGCCCCTCGCGGCGTGCCCCGCCGGTCCGAAAGGTCAGCGCGCGGCGAGCGCCGCGCTCTCGGCCACGACCAGCACGTGGGCCATGCCGTCGGTCTCGTAGGGATCTCCCTCGCCGTTCTTTCCCTGGAAGGGGCGGCCGATGCCGGGGATCTCGTAGCGTTCCGTCACCAGCTGGGTCTCGAGGAGGGTCGTGGCGACGTAGGCGCGCTCCTCGTCGATCTTGGGGTCGATGACGTGAGTCGGGCCGTCGATGAGGCGAACCTTGACGTCCTTGGTGGCCGCGATCGCCCAGGTCTGGCGGCCGCTGGGATCCAGGACGGGAGTCTTCCAGATGCGGAAGTGGTCGCGCTTGCGCACGTCGGCGCTGTTCTTCTGGTAGCCCACGTCCTGCTCGCGGTCGTAGAGGTGAAGCGGGCTCATGGGCGAGTTGGCGTAGGGGAGGTTGAAGGCGTAGGCGTTGGCCATCCGCAGCGAGGTCTGGAAGGTGATGGGCTCGGCCACGATCCAGCCGGCCTTGAGGATGGCGCCGTGGACGGCGGCTTCGCTGCCCACCATGACCACGTTCACCGGGTCGCCGGGGGCGGTCTTCTTGCCGGCCAGCTTCTTGGTGAAGGGCTCGCTCGGGAGGCTCGCCAGGCGCGGCGTGGGGGTCGCGACCGGGGCCGGGGCGGGGCCGAAGGTGCCGGTGTCGCCGAGAGCGACGCCCATGGGGGCGCGGCCGCATCCCGCGGCGAGCATCGTCAGCAACAGCAGCAAGTGAAAGCGCTTCATCCCCGTGTCTCCTCCGTTCAAGAGGTGTTATCGCCCCCGGTCGGGGCAGGGATGGTTCAGCTCAGGTTAAATTTCCATCAAGCCTCGAAAGGAAGGCCACGGGGCCCCGCGGGGCCGGGTATGATCCTGCTCGGAAGCGAGTCTTGCTTGCCTGATTGGAGGTCGCGTGCCGATTCTGCTCTGTCTTCTGGTCCTCTTGGCGCTGGCGGCGCCCGCCCAGGCCGCGCTCCTCGATTTCGACGGCCACCGGGTCCCTGCGGGGCCCTACCGTCGCATCGTGTCGCTCGCCCCCTCCAACACCGAGCTGCTCTACGCCATCGGCTGGGGCGATCGGGTGGTGGGGGTGACCGACGCCTGCGACTACCCCGCCCAGGCGCGGCGCAAGGCCCGGGTGGGGTCGGCCGAGAACCTGAGCGTGGAGCGGGTGCTCGCCCTTTCGCCGGACCTGGTGCTCGGGATTCCGAGCAAGGCGCCGGTCTACGCCCAGCTGGGGCGCATGCTCCGTGTCCCGTTCGTGCTCTTGCCGAGCGACGACCTCGAGTCGGTGGCCGTCAACGCCGAGGGCCTCGGCGAGATCGTCGGGCCCCAGGGCAAGCGCTTCGCCGAGAAGTACCGCCGGCAGCTCGCGGCAATCGCGCCCAGCCGGGCGCACCCCAAGGTCTTCTACATGGTGTGGGATCGCCCGCTCATGTCCGCCGGGCCCAGGACCTTCCTGGACGACCTGGTGCGGCGCTCGGGGGGGCGCAACGTCGTGACGGCCCCCGGCTACGCGCCCTTCGCCCAAGAGGCCCTGATCGCGAGCGATCCGGACGTGATCGCCTTCCCTGACAACCTGCGGCCCGCCGCCGAGCGGCTGAGGGCCCGCCTCAAGCGAGCGCGCCTGGTCGCCCTGCCGGCCGACGACGTCTCGCGGCCCGGGCCGCGCGTCATCACGGCGATCCAGCAAGCAGCCAAGGCCTTCGACCGGAAGCCCTGATCTCGCGCTGCATCGGGTCTTGCCGGGTCATGCCATGGTAGAATCGAGGTCATGCGTCCGATGAAAATACTCGTGGTCGACGATGAGCCGACCAACGCCGAGATCCTGAGCCTCCTGCTCACGCGGGAGGGGCACCAGGTGACCATCGCCTCGGATGGACCCTCGGGGGTCGAGGCGGCCCTGCGGCTCAACCCCGACATGGTCTTCATGGACGTGCTGATGCCCGGCGACTTTGACGGTCTCGAGGCCATCCGCCGGATCAAGGCCGATCCCGCCTTCACGGGGATCGTCATCTGCCAGTCGGCGCGCGCGAGCGGCGCCGACCAGGAGGAGGGGCTCGTCTCCGGCGCCGACGGCTACCTCACCAAGCCCTTCAAGCGCCGCGACGTGCTGGAGCTCATCGCCCAGTTCGAGCCGGGCCTCTGACCGGGATCCCGAAGCCTTCCTAGATCGACAGGTCCCGCCGGCGGAACGCGAGGACGGCCCCGGCGATCGCCACGAGCGTGACCCCCAGCAGCACCCCCAGGTGTGAAGGCACGAGCGCGCCGCCGCCGAGCAGGGCCTTGGGGTCGTAGTAGGCGAAGAGCGAGAGGAAGCGCACCGCCTTGGCGGGCGCCCACAGCTCCGCGACGTAGTTCAGCAAGAAGCCCCCGAGCATGATCCCCGTGCCGACGAGCACGGCCTTGCCCTTCTCGGAGGTCATGGCCGAGCAGCACAGGGTGATCGCGCCGATGGCCCCGTAGAGCGCGAAGGTCTCGAGGCCCGCGAGCAGGTAGGGCCGGATTCCCGCGTGCGCGATGCCGAGGGCCTCCGCGGCGCCCAGCAGCCCGGCGATGAAGGCGATCGAGAGCGCCATCGCGCCCGAGAGCAGCACGAGGGCCTTCGAGAGGACGAAGGCGGCGCGATCGAGCGGGTAGCTCAGGATCCATCCGAGCGTGCCGGCCTCGATCTCGCCGGCGATCGCCTGCGCGCCTCGGGCGATGGACCAGGCGGCGAACAGCGCCAGGAGCACCGGGTGGGTGAAGGCGATCCCGGCGAACCCCTCGAAGGTGTCGAGGCCTGCGCGCGAGCGCACCATGGGCTGCAGGAAGCTCGGCACCATGCGCAGCATGGCGGACATGGAGTCGTGCATGGCCGGGAAGACGGCGCTCATCAGCACGCCGAAGAGCAGCAGCCCCAGCGCGAGGATGAGGAGGAGGCGCCAGGCGCTCCCGGCTTCGTGGCGGATCAGGTCGAGGTTCACGGGCGGGGGTTCTCGTAGTAGCCGAGGAAGACCTCCTCAAGGCGGGCGGGTTCCAGGGTGAAGTCGGCGACGGGCAGCGCCGCGAGCGCGACGAGCAGCTCGCGGGCCTCGCCGGCGTAGGCGAAGCTCGCGTGCCGCCCCTGCTGGGAGCGGAAGGTCGCGTTCGGCAGGCCCACCTCGCGCGCGTCGAGCGGCGCGTCGAACGTCAGGTTGAGCAGGCGGACTTTGCGGGCCTGGAGGTCGGCGACCCCCTCGACGGCGAGCAGCTTCCCGCCCCGGATGATGGCCACGCGATCGCAGAGCTGCTCGACCTCCGAGAGGATGTGCGACGAGAGGAGGACCGTCTTGCCCCGCTCGCGCGCCTCGCCGAGCAGGTGGTGGAACTCCTGCTGGATGAGGGGGTCGAAGCCGTCGGAGGGCTCGTCCAGGATCAGCAGGTCCGGGTCGTGCATCATCGCCTGGATGAGGGCTACTTTCTGCTTCATTCCCTTGGAGTAGTGGCGGATCCTGCCGTCGAGCTTGATGCCGAGGCGGCCGGCGAGCGCGCGGGCGCGCTCGAGGGATCCCGGCGGGCGGTAGCGGGAAAGATAGGCCAGCAGGTCGCTCCCGGTCATGTGCTCGTAGAGGTTGAACTCGGCCGGCAGGTAGCCGATGCGCCGCCGCAGCGCCACCGCGTCGCGCCGGGAGTCGAGGCCGAAGACGCGGGCGCTTCCGGCGTCGGGCCTGAGGTAGGAGAGCAGCAGCCGGATGGTGGTGGTCTTGCCGGCCCCGTTGGGGCCGAGGAAGCCGAAGATCTGTCCCGGCGCCACGTGCAGGTCGAGGCCGAACACCCCGGCCGTCTCGCCGAAGCGCTTGGTCAGGCCTTCCAGGGCGATGGCGTCGGTCATGCTACTTGCCTCCAAGCTTGCTGATCCCGATCCGCGCGTCCACCCACAGCCTGCCGGGCACCACCCCGAGCCCCAGGAAGCGATAGGTCGTGCCGGGAGCCTGGAAGCGCGCCAGGTCGATGGGGTGATTGGCCGCTTCTCCCAGCATGGTGGGGGGGATGGGGCTGCCGAACACGCTGGCCTGGATGTCGCCGAAGGCGAGCTGGCTGTCGCCCACCAGCTTCGGGATGGCGCTGAGGGCGAAGGGCACCCGTGCCCCGCCGCCCATGTCCACGGTGCCGTCCACCGAAAGCCGGCCCTGGGTCAGGCGCAGCCGGCCCGGCAGGATGTCCACGGTGCGGGTGACGGCCATGCCAGGGATGACGCTGAACTGGGTCTGGATGCCCTTGAGGCGGCTGGTGACCATGCTCGAGTTCAGGATCGCGTTGAGGCCGTCCTCGGTGAGGACGGCCGAGACGGTGGCCTCGAGGGGCTGGGCGAGGGTCGGCGTCTTGCCGAAGAGCGCGGCGCCGGCGTCCACGTGGAAGGGGTCGGTCTCGATGGTCGCCGTCGAGATGGGGACCCCCTCGACGGCGAAGCCCTCGGCTCGGATCCTCAGGGCGTCCACCTGGCCGCTCATCGCGCGGATGGGAGGGTCGGTGACGACCTGGACCTCGAGCTTCGAGAAGGGACCGTACTGCTTGCGGATCTGATCGGCGAGCATGTTGCCCGCGACGCCGGGGAACATGCTGCCCAGCGAGTAGAGGGCGAGGATGGCCCCCGTCAGGAGATAGACCAGCGGCATCTAGAAGCTTCCTCCTGCTCCGATCGAGAGCATGTGCGCCGTCTGCATGCCGGCCGAGTCGAAGGTGGCGCCCAGGGTGCCGTGGTAGTAGGCGTGGGCCTTGAGCGTCCCGTCGCCCAGCCTCAGCAGGTCGTACTCGGCGCCGACTTGCCAGGCGCCGAGCACCCCGAGGGCGCTCGCCTCCTTGTAGGAGTGGAACATGAGCGGATAGAGCTGGACACCGCCGTGCACCCCCAGCGCGGGCATGGCGCGGTAGGCGATTCGGAGCGCGGGGCCGAGGCCCAGGGCCATGGTGTTGGCGTCGAACGAGGCGTTGGCCTGGCCATTGAGCATGCGCGTCATGACGCTCGCGCCCACGGCAGCTTGCCAGTCGTCCCCCCGGAAGGGCAGCTTGTAGTAGCCCTCGCCGTGCAGGTGGAAGTCGAAGTAGTCGCTCTGGGGGCTCGCGACGGGGATGGGGTAGATGGTCCCGAGCGCGAGCGCGCCTCCGAAGGCCTCGCGCCAGTACTCGGCCGAGGCGTCCAGGTTGAGGAAGCCCGGGAAGAGGGCCTGGAGACCGCTGCCCTGGTAGAACAGGACCGGGTCGAAGCCGAGCCGGGCCTTGGGCACCAGCAGCTCCTTGAGGGTCGACGCGGGGGCCGGGGCCGTGCCCGTCTTGAGGCCGCCGCTCGCGGGCCTGGCGCTCGGAGCAGGGGTGGGCTGGGGCGTCGGGGCCGGGGCGGTCGGTTCCGGGGCGGGCTGGGGCCGCGCCGTCGGCGCCGGGGTCGGCGCCTTGTACGCCGGATCCTCGCGCAGCCAGAAGGGCACCCGCGGCGTGGGCTCCGGCTCGGGGGAAGGGGAGACGACGCTCGGTGTCGGATCGGGCGCGGGCGTGAGCACCGGGGCCGGCGTGCGAGCCGGTGTGGGAGTCGAGACGGGCCGCGGGGTCGCCGCCGGGGTCGGGGTCGTGAGCGGGGCCGGGGTGCGCACGGGGGCTGGCGTCCACGCGGGAGCGGGCGTCCGGGTGGGGACGGGCGAGCGCGTCGGGTGCGGGGTCGGGACGGGCGTCGGCGACGGGGCGGGGGCGTCAGCGGCGAGGGCCGCCTTGATGGCCTCCTGCAGGGTCGGGTCCAGGAGCATGACCGCGCGCGCGAGCATGTCGAGCGCCTCGATGCGGGTGATGGGCTCGAACGGCCGGAAGCGCACGCGCCTGGGCGCGTCGACGAACTGCCAGAAGTTGGCGGCGCGGTCGAGCAGCTGCCCCGATTCGCCCGAAACCGGCACGTCCGAGAAGCTGCGGGCCGGGCCCTTGCGATGCGGCGGTGCCGTGACCGAGCGGTAGGAGAGCAGGCGATCGAGCGCCGCGGCGAACTCCAGGCGGTTGACGCGGCGCAGGCCGACGAAGCGCCCGCCCTCGCCAGCAAGAAGGCTGAGGCTCGTCACGCGGCTGACCGAGGGCATGGCCGGGTGGCCGGGCGGGATGTCGGACCACGCCACCACGTTGAAGGGCACGTCGCGCGGGTCCAGAAGGGCGTTGAGGATCGCCGCCAGCTCGTAGCGGGTGATGGGGGTCTCCCCGCCGAACTCGGTCTCGCCGATGCCGCTCAGGATGCCGCGATCCGAGAGCAGGGTCGCGAGGGTGGCGCGGGGGCTGCCTTCCGGCAGGTCCGTGAACGACGCGGCCCACGCGGGTGCGGCCGCGAGGCCGAGCGCGATCGCAAGCGCCCCGATCCGATTGCCGCGAATCACCGCTACTCCTTCATTTCCAAGCGATCGCCCACCTTGAGATCGAACTTCGCGATGGTCCCGGCGGGCAGTTCGAGGGTTTGATGCGCCTTCAACACCACCGGCGAGACGCGCCAGGGCTTAAGATCCGGTAAAAGGCGCTCCACGACCAGGTCTTTGGTCAAGAATACCACGTCGATGGGGTAGTTCATGAAGAACATGTGGACGGAGTTGCAGGGGGTGATGAGGAGCCCGTGCCCCTCGGGCAATTCCTTGCTGAATTGCAGCCCGAGAAAGCGGGTCCAGACGTTGTTCGCGATCCGAGCGTGCCTTACGATTTCGTCCTGGTTTCGTTCAATCCGCATACCGCCCAGTTTAGCACGACCGACGCTTGCGGACGGCTCTCAGGCCGAGGGAAGGGCCTGCGCGAACCGCACCGTCGCGGCCTCCCCCTTGAAGCCGGCGATGGCCTCCATCAGCTGCTGCTCCTGGATCAGCAGGTCGGCGCCGGTCTTCTGGATGAGCGAGGTGGCCTGGGCCACGTCCACGGCCGAGAGGTGGATGCTGCCCATCTCCTTGGCGACGAGCTCGGCTCCCTGCCGCTGGCTGGCGGTCGCCGCCGAGACCTCGCGGCTGGTCTGCTGGATGATCCCCACCACCTGCACCATCCGGTCGGCTCCGAGCGACTGCTCGCGGGTCGCCGTGGAGACCTGCTGGGTCAGCATGTTCATGCTGCCGATCGCAGAGTGGATCTGGTCGGCGGCCCGGTTCTGCTCCTGGGTGGCCTGCGCGATCTGGCCCATCAGCCGGCAGACCTCGCCGACGGTCTCGACGATGGCCGCAAGCGAGTCGCCCGCGGTCTGCGCCAGGTGCGTGCCGTTCTCGATGGCCTTCGTCCCGGCCTGGCCGGATTGCACGGCCTGGGCGATCTCGCGCTGGATCCCCTGGATGAGCTGGGCGATCTCCTGGGTGGCCTTGCCGCTGCGCTCGGCCAGCTTGCGCACCTCGTCGGCCACCACCGCGAAGCCGCGGCCGGCATCGCCTGCGCGCGCGGCCTCGATGGCCGCGTTGAGGGCCAGCAGGTTGGTCTGGTCGGCGATGTCCTCGATCGTCTCGACGATGGCGCCGATCTCGGCCGAGCTCTTGCCCAGCCCAGCGATCGCCCCGCCCACCTCGGTCATCGCCCGGCTGATCTGCTTCATGCCGCCGATGGTCTGCGCGACCGCGGCCTTCCCCCCCTCGGCGGCGACGGCCGAGCGCTCGGCGATGCGATTGGCCTCGGTGGCATTGACGGCGACCTCGTGGACGCTCGCCGCCATCTCCTCGATGCTGGCCGAGGTCTGGTCCACGGCCGCCGCGAGCTCGCCGGCGCTGCCTGCGACCTGCTGGATCGAGCCCGCCATCTGCTCGATCGAGGAGCTGGCCTCCACCACCCGCTCGACCAGCGATTCGGCGCGATCGGCGACGCCCTCGATCGACTCCACCATCTCGGCGATCTTGCGGGTCCCGGCCCCGACCGCCTGGATCTGGGCCTGGGAGAGGCCCGACATCCGCTGCGAGTCGCTCAGGATGTGGGTGGTGCCCTCGGCTACCGAGGAGGCGGCACCGTTCACCTGCCCGACGAGGCGCCGGAGGCTCAGCAACATCTCCTGCATGGTCCGTTGCATCTCGGCCGTCTCGCCCTGGCCCGTGACCTTGATCGTGATGGACAGATCCCCCGCGCTGATGGCCTTCATCTCGGTCATGGCCTGATTGATGTCCCGGCGGATGCCGAGGAGGGTCCAGAAGTCGCCCGCCAGATCGATGACGAGCAGGATCAGCAGGAACACGGCGGTGCCTGCGCTCATGTGGAAGCCGAAGGCCAGCTGGAACAGGACGACCAGCGTCACGACGGAGATGACATGGAAGGCGAGCTTTTGGATGGTGTTCAAGGCATACTCCAAGGTTGCGAAATGGCGCGGATAGGCGGTTTCAAGGTCAAATAGCCCATTGACGGTTGGATTATGCCCGATTGCTATTGGAAATAACCGTGCGTTGCCCTGATGGGGCGGATCGGGGCGCGCCCCGATCCCGTGGTCGTGTTGCCTTTTCGTCGTCGGCGGGGCTTTCTTAGTGATAGCTTTGCCTGGCCTTGGTCTGGAAATAAGAAAGCCCGCGACTTTCTCCGCGACAACTGCTGGGGTACGGAGTTGCGAGGAGGGGGCCACATGGCGAACAAGGTTTCAGGCGCGGGGCGCATCGAGCCGCCCGTTCAGCGAAAGGCCGCAGCCCAGGCGCCTCAGCCCACGGCGAAGGGGGCACTCAAGCCAGATTCCCTCGCGCTCAGCTCGAAGGCCGCCTCGCACACGCAAGAACCCGAGGGCTACGGCGATAAGTTCTGGTCAGGCCTGAACCACGCGGCGACCAAGCCCGTGCAGTTCATGTTCAAGCACATGAACAACGTCGCGCCCGATACGACCGGCGAGGTCGCGCGTTTCGGAAAAGTCGAGCTCGAGGAGATTCTCGATCGCGCGAAGCCCGGCGATCTGATCCTCTGGGGGGATGCGACCAGCTTCGTCCACGCGAGCGTGTACCTCGGCGGCGGCGAAATCGTCCATGCGCTGGCGGCGCGCGCGCCGCAGGGCCAGAAGAACGGCGTCGTCCAGGAAAAGATCGAGGCTTATCTCGAGCGAGTGGACCGGCAGCGGGTCGCGATCCTGCGGCCCAAGAATCCCGACCCCGCGAACGCCCAGGCCGCCATCGACTTCGCCAAGGCGCAGGTCGGCAAGGATTACGACTACCTCTTCCGCACCGGCAAGGACGACGCCTTCTACTGCAGCGAGCTTGCCTTCTCCGCCATCAAGCAGGGGCCCCGTCCGCCGCAAGTCGAGGCGCACCGCGGCCTGTACGGCCTCA
The DNA window shown above is from Pantanalinema sp. and carries:
- a CDS encoding DUF192 domain-containing protein, producing the protein MRIERNQDEIVRHARIANNVWTRFLGLQFSKELPEGHGLLITPCNSVHMFFMNYPIDVVFLTKDLVVERLLPDLKPWRVSPVVLKAHQTLELPAGTIAKFDLKVGDRLEMKE
- a CDS encoding YiiX/YebB-like N1pC/P60 family cysteine hydrolase, giving the protein MANKVSGAGRIEPPVQRKAAAQAPQPTAKGALKPDSLALSSKAASHTQEPEGYGDKFWSGLNHAATKPVQFMFKHMNNVAPDTTGEVARFGKVELEEILDRAKPGDLILWGDATSFVHASVYLGGGEIVHALAARAPQGQKNGVVQEKIEAYLERVDRQRVAILRPKNPDPANAQAAIDFAKAQVGKDYDYLFRTGKDDAFYCSELAFSAIKQGPRPPQVEAHRGLYGLKPMATNDDLRRSPDLTEVWSKNAPPVGKQERFTLS
- a CDS encoding methyl-accepting chemotaxis protein is translated as MNTIQKLAFHVISVVTLVVLFQLAFGFHMSAGTAVFLLILLVIDLAGDFWTLLGIRRDINQAMTEMKAISAGDLSITIKVTGQGETAEMQRTMQEMLLSLRRLVGQVNGAASSVAEGTTHILSDSQRMSGLSQAQIQAVGAGTRKIAEMVESIEGVADRAESLVERVVEASSSIEQMAGSIQQVAGSAGELAAAVDQTSASIEEMAASVHEVAVNATEANRIAERSAVAAEGGKAAVAQTIGGMKQISRAMTEVGGAIAGLGKSSAEIGAIVETIEDIADQTNLLALNAAIEAARAGDAGRGFAVVADEVRKLAERSGKATQEIAQLIQGIQREIAQAVQSGQAGTKAIENGTHLAQTAGDSLAAIVETVGEVCRLMGQIAQATQEQNRAADQIHSAIGSMNMLTQQVSTATREQSLGADRMVQVVGIIQQTSREVSAATASQRQGAELVAKEMGSIHLSAVDVAQATSLIQKTGADLLIQEQQLMEAIAGFKGEAATVRFAQALPSA